In one Streptomyces sp. NBC_00597 genomic region, the following are encoded:
- a CDS encoding DUF4129 domain-containing protein: MMSTGGLITHAAALLPTAEQPPVTTPRVPAREAAERELSKPMYHQDDPGLLQRALDRFWEWVGHLFDRAQGATPGGTLGLVAIVVLAVLAVAALWWRLGSPRRTSTGPADLFDDALRSAADHRTAADAHAAAGRWTEAVQERMRAVVRSLEERTLLDPRPGRTADEASAEAAASLPDHAEALRAAARAFDDVTYGGRPADADMYARLRTLDLTLTRTKPLLTGPPA; this comes from the coding sequence ATGATGAGTACGGGGGGCCTCATCACACACGCCGCGGCGCTCCTGCCGACCGCGGAGCAACCACCGGTCACGACACCGCGCGTACCGGCCCGCGAGGCGGCCGAACGCGAACTGTCCAAGCCGATGTACCACCAGGACGATCCGGGCCTGCTCCAACGCGCCCTGGACCGCTTCTGGGAATGGGTCGGCCACCTCTTCGACCGCGCCCAGGGCGCCACCCCCGGCGGCACCCTGGGCCTGGTCGCGATCGTCGTCCTGGCCGTCCTGGCCGTCGCCGCCCTGTGGTGGCGGCTCGGCTCCCCCCGCCGGACCTCCACCGGCCCGGCCGACCTGTTCGACGACGCCCTGCGCAGCGCCGCCGACCACCGCACCGCCGCCGACGCGCACGCTGCCGCGGGCCGCTGGACCGAAGCCGTCCAGGAGCGCATGCGGGCCGTCGTCCGCTCCCTGGAAGAGCGCACCCTGCTCGACCCGCGCCCCGGCCGGACCGCCGACGAGGCCTCCGCCGAAGCCGCCGCGTCCCTCCCGGACCACGCCGAAGCCCTCCGGGCGGCGGCCCGCGCCTTCGACGACGTCACCTACGGCGGCCGCCCCGCCGACGCCGACATGTACGCCCGCCTGCGCACCCTCGACCTCACCCTGACCCGCACCAAGCCGCTGCTGACGGGACCCCCGGCATGA
- a CDS encoding DUF4350 domain-containing protein, which yields MTAPTPAPGNDAPPPGGTTHGTAATAAAPTPAGAPAPLPGGSGGPAPGRATRGATGRGGVLVVWRRYRGGLICLGILLVAAITLAALGSGSRHGRLDPRSADPDGSRAVAELLQAHGVTTRVVTTAREAAAAAGPGTTVLVTDPDRLGDTQRRTVRSVIDLSGGRTVLLAPSALSLHDLAPAARTKGAALDRDLDPVCTLAAAVSAGRATTGGGYRYTTGAATGTGCYPTDGHPTLLVLPSGTTGGDTVLLGSESILLNKELASEGNASLALQLLGSRPELVWYLPSLTEVQDEDPGQQKSLFELVPRGWGWALLQLFFAAVLAALWRARRLGPLVTEKLPVAIRASETTEGRARLYRKAGARDRAATVLRAATRERLAALVGVPPTQAHEPAALLPAVSARLTDAHRDLTALLFGTTPDDDAALVALADHLDALEREVRTS from the coding sequence ATGACCGCCCCCACCCCGGCCCCGGGCAACGACGCGCCCCCGCCCGGCGGCACCACCCACGGCACCGCGGCAACGGCTGCCGCCCCGACACCCGCCGGAGCCCCTGCCCCGCTGCCCGGCGGCAGCGGTGGCCCCGCGCCCGGCAGAGCCACCCGTGGAGCCACCGGCCGGGGTGGTGTCCTCGTGGTGTGGCGGCGGTACCGGGGCGGGCTGATCTGCCTCGGCATCCTGCTCGTCGCCGCGATCACGCTCGCGGCCCTCGGCTCCGGCAGCCGACACGGCCGGCTCGACCCCCGCTCCGCCGACCCCGACGGCAGCCGGGCCGTCGCCGAGCTGCTCCAGGCCCACGGGGTCACCACGCGCGTCGTCACCACCGCCCGCGAAGCCGCCGCGGCGGCCGGCCCCGGCACCACCGTGCTGGTCACCGACCCCGACCGGCTCGGCGACACCCAACGCCGCACCGTCCGCTCCGTCATCGACCTCTCCGGCGGCCGGACCGTCCTGCTCGCCCCGAGCGCCCTCAGCCTCCACGACCTGGCCCCGGCCGCCCGCACCAAGGGCGCTGCCCTCGACCGGGACCTCGACCCCGTCTGCACCCTGGCCGCCGCCGTCTCCGCCGGCCGCGCCACCACCGGCGGCGGCTACCGCTACACCACCGGCGCAGCCACCGGCACGGGCTGCTACCCCACCGACGGCCACCCCACCCTCCTCGTCCTCCCCTCCGGCACCACCGGCGGCGACACCGTCCTCCTCGGCTCCGAATCGATCCTCCTCAACAAGGAGCTCGCTTCCGAGGGCAACGCCTCCCTCGCCCTCCAGCTGCTCGGCTCCCGCCCCGAACTCGTCTGGTACCTGCCCTCCCTGACGGAGGTCCAGGACGAGGACCCCGGCCAGCAGAAGAGCCTCTTCGAGCTCGTCCCCCGCGGCTGGGGCTGGGCCCTCCTCCAGCTCTTCTTCGCCGCCGTCCTCGCCGCCCTCTGGCGCGCCCGCCGGCTCGGCCCCCTCGTCACAGAGAAGCTCCCCGTCGCCATCCGCGCCTCCGAGACCACCGAGGGCCGCGCCCGCCTCTACCGCAAGGCCGGCGCCCGCGACCGCGCCGCGACCGTGCTGCGCGCCGCCACCCGCGAACGCCTGGCCGCCCTGGTCGGCGTACCGCCCACCCAGGCCCACGAACCCGCGGCCCTGCTCCCCGCCGTGTCCGCCCGCCTGACGGACGCTCACCGGGACCTGACCGCCCTCCTCTTCGGCACCACACCCGACGACGACGCGGCACTCGTCGCGCTCGCCGACCACCTCGACGCCCTCGAAAGAGAGGTCCGCACCTCATGA
- a CDS encoding MoxR family ATPase, with translation MTATTDSARSSLEAIRTEIGKAVVGQDSAVTGLVVALLCRGHVLLEGVPGVAKTLLVRALAASLALDTKRVQFTPDLMPSDVTGSLVYDARTAEFSFQNGPVFTNLLLADEINRTPPKTQSSLLEAMEERQVTVDGTPRVLPEPFLVAATMNPVEYEGTYPLPEAQLDRFLLKLTVPLPSRENEIGVLTRHAAGFDPRDLHAAGLRPVAGAAELEAARDGVAKVSVSPEIAGYVVDVCRATRESPSLTLGVSPRGATALLATARAWAWLTGRDYVTPDDVKALALPTLRHRVQLRPEAEMEGVTADAVITAILSHVPVPR, from the coding sequence ATGACGGCCACCACGGACAGCGCCCGCTCCTCCCTGGAAGCGATCCGCACCGAGATCGGAAAGGCCGTCGTCGGCCAGGACTCGGCCGTCACCGGTCTCGTCGTCGCCCTGCTGTGCCGCGGCCACGTCCTCCTCGAAGGCGTGCCCGGCGTCGCCAAGACCCTCCTCGTACGGGCCCTCGCCGCCTCGCTCGCCCTCGACACCAAGCGCGTCCAGTTCACCCCGGACCTGATGCCCAGCGATGTCACCGGCTCGCTCGTCTACGACGCCCGCACCGCCGAGTTCTCCTTCCAGAACGGCCCGGTCTTCACCAACCTGCTCCTCGCGGACGAGATCAACCGGACCCCTCCCAAGACCCAGTCCTCCCTCCTCGAAGCCATGGAGGAGCGCCAGGTCACCGTCGACGGCACGCCGCGCGTCCTGCCGGAGCCGTTCCTCGTCGCCGCCACCATGAACCCGGTCGAGTACGAGGGCACGTACCCCCTGCCGGAAGCCCAGCTGGACCGCTTCCTCCTCAAGCTCACCGTGCCCCTGCCCTCCCGCGAGAACGAGATCGGCGTCCTGACCCGGCACGCCGCCGGCTTCGACCCGCGCGACCTCCACGCCGCGGGCCTGCGCCCGGTCGCCGGCGCCGCCGAACTCGAAGCCGCCCGCGACGGCGTCGCCAAGGTGTCCGTCTCCCCGGAGATCGCCGGGTACGTCGTCGACGTCTGCCGCGCCACCCGTGAATCGCCGTCCCTCACCCTCGGCGTCTCCCCGCGCGGTGCGACCGCCCTGCTGGCCACCGCCCGCGCCTGGGCCTGGCTGACCGGCCGCGACTACGTCACCCCCGACGACGTCAAGGCCCTCGCGCTGCCCACGCTGCGCCACCGCGTCCAACTCCGCCCGGAGGCGGAGATGGAGGGGGTCACGGCCGACGCCGTCATCACCGCGATCCTGTCCCACGTCCCCGTCCCCCGCTGA
- a CDS encoding DUF58 domain-containing protein: MALTGRAALLAALGSLPVGLLEPSWTGMLAVNGALGLACAVDYALAAPVRRLTLARSGDTSVRLGEPAEVHLTLTNPATRPLRARVRDAWPPSSWLPGTEGDASRHTVTVPPGERRRITTRLLPTRRGDRHADRVTIRSYGPLGLFARQGTHTVPWTVRVLPPFTSRKHLPSRLARLRELDGRTSVLTRGEGTEFDSLRDYVPGDDTRSIDWRATARQDKVAVRTWRPERDRHILICLDTGRTSAGRVGDAPRLDSAMDAALLLAALASRAGDRVDLLAHDRRSRAQVQGRSAGDILPAFVNAMATLEPELVETDSRTLVSTILRNAPRRSLVVLLTSLDAAPIEEGLLPLLPRLTQRHTVLLASVADPRVEDMTKSRGTLDAVYEAAAGTQSQAARRRTAEQLARHGVHVVDATPDTLAPALSDAYLALKAAGRL, encoded by the coding sequence ATGGCCCTCACCGGACGCGCCGCCCTGCTGGCGGCCCTCGGCAGCCTCCCCGTCGGCCTCCTCGAACCGAGCTGGACGGGGATGCTCGCGGTCAACGGCGCACTCGGCCTGGCCTGTGCCGTCGACTACGCCCTCGCGGCGCCGGTCCGGCGGCTCACCCTCGCCCGCTCGGGCGACACCTCCGTCCGCCTCGGCGAACCGGCGGAGGTCCACCTCACCCTCACCAATCCGGCCACCCGCCCGCTCCGGGCCCGCGTCCGGGACGCCTGGCCCCCCAGCAGCTGGCTCCCGGGCACCGAGGGCGACGCCTCCCGGCACACGGTGACCGTCCCGCCGGGCGAACGCCGCCGGATCACCACCCGGCTGCTCCCGACCCGCCGCGGAGACCGGCACGCCGACCGGGTGACGATCCGCTCGTACGGGCCGCTCGGCCTGTTCGCCCGCCAGGGAACCCACACCGTCCCCTGGACGGTCCGGGTCCTGCCGCCCTTCACCAGCCGCAAGCACCTCCCCTCGCGGCTGGCCCGGCTGCGCGAACTGGACGGCCGCACGAGCGTCCTGACCCGCGGCGAGGGCACCGAGTTCGACAGCCTGCGCGACTACGTCCCCGGTGACGACACCCGCTCCATCGACTGGCGGGCCACCGCCCGCCAGGACAAGGTCGCCGTGCGCACCTGGCGTCCGGAGCGCGACCGGCACATCCTGATCTGCCTGGACACGGGCCGCACCTCGGCGGGCCGCGTCGGCGACGCCCCCCGCCTGGACTCGGCGATGGACGCCGCCCTGCTGCTGGCCGCGCTGGCCTCCCGCGCGGGCGACCGCGTCGACCTGCTGGCCCACGACCGCCGCAGCCGCGCGCAGGTCCAGGGCCGCTCGGCCGGCGACATCCTCCCGGCGTTCGTGAACGCGATGGCGACCCTGGAACCGGAGCTCGTCGAAACGGACTCCCGGACCCTGGTCTCCACCATCCTCCGCAACGCCCCGCGCCGGTCCCTGGTGGTCCTTCTGACGAGCTTGGACGCGGCCCCGATAGAGGAAGGCCTGCTCCCCCTCCTCCCCCGCCTCACGCAGCGCCACACGGTCCTACTGGCGTCGGTGGCGGATCCGCGCGTCGAGGATATGACGAAGTCCCGCGGCACGCTCGACGCGGTCTACGAGGCCGCGGCCGGCACCCAGTCCCAGGCGGCCCGCCGGCGCACGGCGGAGCAGCTCGCCCGCCACGGGGTCCACGTCGTCGACGCCACCCCGGACACCCTGGCCCCGGCCCTGTCCGACGCCTACCTGGCCCTGAAGGCCGCGGGCCGCCTGTAG
- a CDS encoding nuclear transport factor 2 family protein yields the protein MSAATPTTAEVIERFNQVFQQRDPSGLAALVGADCVMEGLSPAPAGTRVEGAEECIRFWSDFATDPANDFEVEDVACAEELSVIRWKLLFGPGEKDYVRCVNVMRVRDGLIIEALGYAKTG from the coding sequence ATGTCTGCCGCTACGCCGACCACCGCCGAGGTCATCGAGCGCTTCAACCAGGTCTTCCAGCAGCGGGACCCGTCCGGGCTCGCCGCCCTGGTCGGCGCGGACTGTGTGATGGAAGGGCTCTCGCCCGCGCCCGCCGGCACCCGGGTCGAAGGGGCCGAGGAGTGCATCCGCTTCTGGAGCGACTTCGCCACCGACCCGGCCAACGACTTCGAGGTCGAGGACGTCGCCTGCGCTGAGGAGCTGTCGGTGATCCGTTGGAAGTTGCTGTTCGGTCCGGGAGAGAAGGACTACGTCCGCTGCGTCAACGTCATGCGGGTACGCGACGGACTGATCATCGAGGCTCTCGGGTACGCCAAAACCGGCTGA
- a CDS encoding stage II sporulation protein M: MDLDVFVTAHRAEWDRLEQLLGRGRRLTGAEADELVALYQRTSTHLSLIQSSTPDPMLTGRLTQLVARARATVTGARRAGWRDAARFFTAGFPAAVYRSRRWWIPTALLSTAVGVLIGWWIATHPEVQGAIAAPDDLKALTKPGGGYETYYSSNPAGSFAAQVWTNNAQAAAVCLVLGAFLGIPVLWILFLNMLNLGVGIGLMASAGRLDVFLGLILPHGLLELTAVFVAAGTGLRLGWTVIDPGPRTRRAALAEQGRAALGMAIGLAVVLFASGLIEGFVTPSGLPTWARISIGVVAEALFLTYVYVLGGRAVRAGEVGDVEAADQAATLPTAA; this comes from the coding sequence ATGGATCTCGACGTCTTCGTCACGGCCCACCGGGCGGAATGGGACCGCCTGGAACAGCTCCTGGGCCGCGGCCGCAGGCTGACCGGTGCCGAGGCGGACGAGCTGGTCGCGCTCTACCAGCGCACGTCCACGCACCTCTCGCTGATCCAGTCCAGCACCCCCGACCCCATGCTCACGGGCCGTTTGACGCAGCTCGTCGCCCGTGCCCGCGCCACCGTGACGGGCGCCCGGCGGGCCGGCTGGCGCGACGCGGCCCGCTTCTTCACCGCCGGCTTCCCCGCCGCCGTCTACCGCAGCCGCCGCTGGTGGATACCGACGGCGCTGCTGTCCACGGCGGTCGGCGTCCTCATCGGCTGGTGGATAGCCACGCACCCGGAGGTGCAGGGCGCGATCGCAGCCCCGGACGACCTGAAGGCGCTCACGAAACCGGGGGGCGGGTACGAGACGTACTACTCCAGCAACCCGGCGGGTTCGTTCGCCGCCCAGGTGTGGACGAACAATGCCCAGGCGGCCGCGGTCTGCCTGGTGCTGGGCGCGTTCCTCGGGATACCGGTGCTCTGGATCCTCTTCCTGAACATGCTCAACCTCGGCGTCGGCATCGGCCTGATGGCCTCCGCGGGCCGCCTCGACGTCTTCCTCGGCCTGATCCTTCCGCACGGCCTGCTCGAACTGACCGCCGTGTTCGTGGCGGCGGGCACCGGCCTGCGCCTCGGCTGGACGGTCATCGACCCGGGCCCCCGCACCCGCCGCGCCGCCCTCGCCGAACAGGGCCGCGCCGCGCTGGGCATGGCGATCGGCCTGGCGGTGGTCCTGTTCGCATCGGGCCTGATCGAGGGCTTCGTAACCCCCTCCGGCCTTCCGACCTGGGCCCGCATCTCGATCGGCGTCGTCGCCGAGGCCCTGTTCCTGACGTACGTCTACGTGCTCGGCGGCCGGGCCGTGCGGGCCGGCGAGGTGGGCGACGTCGAGGCCGCCGACCAGGCGGCGACGCTCCCGACCGCCGCCTGA
- a CDS encoding RDD family protein — protein MSDLVTGDAVVLGLRPARLPSRALAIFLDLLVYLTGYLVISIGLTVATASLDPAAQAAVSVASFLLVLVGVPIAVETLSHGRSLGKLACGLRVVRDDGGPIRFRHALVRGAMGVVELLMTFGAVACIASLVSARGRRLGDVFAGALVVRERVPGARVMPVPPPPPWLAGRFSGLDLSAVPDGLWLAIRQYLTRMNQLDPQVGAAMAARLADDLVARTGAPPPVGVPAAAFLMAVVHERQARDAARAFGPVGPAGFGAPVPGGPVPAAPALVAPVMPVMPVGPAAAPATAPAPAAPPAAPVEPVRRTGFAPPA, from the coding sequence GTGAGCGATCTGGTGACGGGGGACGCGGTCGTCCTGGGTTTGCGGCCGGCGAGACTGCCGAGCCGAGCGCTGGCGATCTTCCTCGACCTGCTCGTGTACCTCACGGGGTACCTGGTCATCTCGATCGGGCTGACCGTCGCGACCGCCTCGCTGGATCCCGCCGCGCAGGCCGCGGTGTCGGTGGCGAGTTTCCTGCTGGTGCTGGTCGGCGTGCCGATCGCGGTGGAGACGCTGTCCCACGGGCGTTCGCTCGGCAAGCTCGCCTGCGGGCTGCGGGTGGTCCGGGACGACGGCGGGCCGATCCGCTTCCGGCACGCGCTGGTGCGCGGGGCGATGGGGGTCGTGGAGCTGCTGATGACCTTCGGGGCCGTGGCCTGCATCGCGTCGCTGGTGTCGGCGCGGGGCCGGCGGCTCGGCGACGTGTTCGCGGGGGCGCTGGTCGTCCGGGAGCGGGTGCCGGGGGCGCGGGTCATGCCGGTGCCCCCGCCGCCGCCGTGGCTGGCCGGGCGGTTCTCCGGGCTGGACCTGTCGGCCGTACCGGACGGGCTGTGGCTGGCGATACGGCAGTACCTGACACGGATGAACCAGCTGGACCCGCAGGTGGGCGCCGCGATGGCGGCGCGGCTCGCGGATGATCTGGTGGCGCGTACGGGGGCACCGCCGCCGGTGGGGGTGCCGGCCGCGGCGTTCCTGATGGCCGTGGTGCACGAGCGGCAGGCCCGGGATGCGGCCCGCGCCTTCGGGCCGGTGGGTCCGGCGGGCTTCGGCGCCCCCGTTCCAGGTGGGCCCGTCCCGGCCGCGCCCGCGCTCGTCGCACCGGTGATGCCCGTGATGCCCGTGGGTCCGGCGGCTGCACCGGCCACCGCTCCTGCCCCGGCGGCCCCGCCCGCCGCGCCCGTGGAGCCCGTACGGCGGACCGGGTTCGCACCGCCCGCCTGA
- the ahcY gene encoding adenosylhomocysteinase codes for MDFKVADLSLAAFGRKEITLAEHEMPGLMSIRREYAAAQPLAGARITGSLHMTVQTAVLIETLVALGADVRWASCNIFSTQDHAAAAIAVGPNGTPENPQGVPVFAWKGETLEEYWWCTEQALTWPNTPTGGPNMILDDGGDATLLVHKGVEFEKVGSAPDPSTADSEEYGHILTLLNRTLGETPQKWTQLASEIRGVTEETTTGVHRLYEMMAEGSLLFPAINVNDAVTKSKFDNKYGCRHSLIDGINRATDVLIGGKVAVVFGYGDVGKGCAESLRGQGARVIVTEIDPICALQAAMDGFQVATLDDVVETADIFITTTGNKDIIMAADMAKMKHQAIVGNIGHFDNEIDMAGLAKIDGIVKDEVKPQVHTWKFPDGKVLIVLSEGRLLNLGNATGHPSFVMSNSFADQTLAQIELFTKPEEYPTDVYVLPKHLDEKVARLHLDALGVKLTTLRPEQANYIGVKVEGPYKPDHYRY; via the coding sequence ATGGACTTCAAGGTCGCCGACCTTTCCCTCGCCGCCTTCGGCCGCAAGGAGATCACCCTCGCCGAGCACGAGATGCCCGGCCTGATGTCGATCCGCCGCGAGTACGCCGCGGCCCAGCCGCTCGCCGGCGCCCGCATCACCGGCTCCCTGCACATGACGGTGCAGACGGCCGTCCTGATCGAGACGCTGGTCGCCCTCGGCGCCGACGTCCGCTGGGCCTCCTGCAACATCTTCTCCACCCAGGACCACGCGGCCGCCGCCATCGCGGTGGGCCCGAACGGCACCCCCGAGAACCCGCAGGGCGTCCCCGTCTTCGCCTGGAAGGGCGAGACGCTGGAGGAGTACTGGTGGTGCACGGAGCAGGCGCTGACCTGGCCGAACACCCCCACCGGCGGCCCGAACATGATCCTCGATGACGGTGGTGACGCCACCCTCCTCGTCCACAAGGGCGTCGAGTTCGAGAAGGTCGGCTCCGCCCCGGACCCGTCCACGGCGGACTCCGAGGAGTACGGCCACATCCTCACCCTGCTGAACCGCACCCTCGGCGAGACCCCGCAGAAGTGGACGCAGCTCGCGTCCGAGATCCGCGGCGTCACCGAGGAGACCACCACCGGTGTCCACCGCCTGTACGAAATGATGGCCGAGGGCAGCCTGCTCTTCCCGGCCATCAACGTGAACGACGCCGTCACCAAGTCGAAGTTCGACAACAAGTACGGCTGCCGCCACTCCCTCATCGACGGCATCAACCGCGCCACCGACGTCCTCATCGGCGGCAAGGTCGCGGTCGTCTTCGGCTACGGCGACGTCGGCAAGGGCTGCGCCGAGTCGCTGCGCGGCCAGGGCGCCCGCGTCATCGTCACCGAGATCGACCCGATCTGCGCGCTCCAGGCGGCCATGGACGGCTTCCAGGTCGCGACGCTGGACGACGTCGTCGAGACGGCCGACATCTTCATCACGACCACGGGCAACAAGGACATCATCATGGCCGCCGACATGGCCAAGATGAAGCACCAGGCGATCGTGGGCAACATCGGCCACTTCGACAACGAGATCGACATGGCCGGTCTGGCCAAGATCGACGGCATCGTCAAGGACGAGGTCAAGCCGCAGGTCCACACCTGGAAGTTCCCCGACGGCAAGGTCCTCATCGTCCTCTCCGAGGGCCGCCTGCTGAACCTGGGCAACGCGACCGGCCACCCGTCCTTCGTGATGTCGAACTCCTTCGCGGACCAGACCCTGGCCCAGATCGAGCTCTTCACCAAGCCGGAGGAGTACCCGACCGACGTCTACGTGCTGCCCAAGCACCTCGACGAGAAGGTCGCCCGCCTCCACCTGGACGCCCTCGGCGTCAAGCTCACGACGCTCCGCCCCGAGCAGGCCAACTACATCGGCGTCAAGGTCGAGGGCCCGTACAAGCCGGACCACTACCGCTACTGA
- the lepB gene encoding signal peptidase I — MERTPGRRLGMWAVALLALGGTLALGVTVATAVLVEDGYTSRSVPSVSMDPTYRRGDTAYFTLGGGSGIRRGDIALISAPTWVPKGDVLKRVVALGGDRISYKAGDPTLVLNGVPLEEPYLKDRATPATASFDVIVPEGRMFVLGDNRGNSNDSRMRLSDHDGTLPVSAVRGKAVAAPAGFLAAGAAGLVGIALILAGGGVGAAALVVRGRARRKGRLQQVGQVQAVAR; from the coding sequence ATGGAGCGCACGCCGGGGCGAAGACTCGGGATGTGGGCGGTGGCGCTGCTGGCGCTCGGCGGGACGCTGGCCCTCGGGGTGACGGTGGCGACCGCCGTCCTGGTCGAGGACGGGTACACGTCCCGTTCCGTCCCGAGCGTGTCGATGGACCCGACGTACCGGCGCGGGGACACCGCCTACTTCACGCTCGGCGGTGGCAGCGGGATCCGGCGCGGGGACATCGCCCTGATCTCGGCTCCGACCTGGGTGCCGAAGGGGGACGTCCTGAAGCGGGTGGTGGCCCTCGGCGGGGACCGGATCTCGTACAAGGCGGGCGATCCCACGCTGGTGCTCAACGGCGTGCCGTTGGAGGAGCCCTACCTGAAGGACCGGGCCACCCCGGCGACGGCCTCCTTCGACGTGATCGTGCCCGAGGGGCGGATGTTCGTACTCGGCGACAACCGCGGCAACTCCAACGACTCGCGCATGCGGCTCTCCGACCACGACGGGACCCTGCCGGTGTCGGCGGTCCGGGGCAAGGCCGTCGCGGCGCCCGCGGGTTTCCTTGCGGCCGGCGCGGCCGGCCTCGTCGGGATCGCCCTGATCCTCGCCGGCGGCGGCGTGGGCGCCGCGGCCCTGGTGGTGCGCGGGCGGGCGCGGCGGAAGGGTCGACTCCAGCAGGTCGGGCAGGTGCAGGCGGTCGCCCGGTAG
- a CDS encoding cation diffusion facilitator family transporter, giving the protein MSASGGTRAIVAALAANLAIAVAKFVAFVFSGSSSMLAESVHSLADSGNQGLLLLGGKKAQREATPQHPFGYGRERYIYAFLVSIVLFTVGGMFAIYEGVEKVQHPHPIEDWYWPIGVLLFALVAEGFSFKTAIKESNEIRGTLSWSQFIRRAKAPELPVVLLEDFGALVGLVLALGGVGLALATGDGVWDGIGTLCIGTLLILIAIVLAAETKSLLLGEAAGTEDVEKIRAALVDGDVVTRVIHMRTLHLGPEELLVAAKIAVQHDDTATEIADAINAAEARIREAVPIARVIYLEPDIYHAEAAAKG; this is encoded by the coding sequence ATGAGCGCGTCCGGCGGTACCAGGGCGATCGTGGCGGCACTCGCCGCCAATCTCGCCATCGCTGTAGCCAAGTTCGTGGCCTTCGTCTTCAGTGGGTCGTCGTCGATGCTCGCGGAAAGCGTCCACTCGCTGGCCGACTCCGGGAACCAGGGGCTGCTGCTCCTCGGCGGAAAGAAGGCCCAGCGCGAGGCGACGCCGCAACACCCCTTCGGGTACGGGCGCGAACGCTACATCTACGCCTTCCTCGTCTCCATCGTGCTCTTCACCGTCGGCGGCATGTTCGCCATCTACGAGGGAGTCGAGAAGGTCCAGCACCCGCATCCCATCGAGGACTGGTACTGGCCGATCGGTGTGCTCCTCTTCGCGCTCGTCGCGGAGGGGTTCTCCTTCAAGACGGCGATCAAGGAGTCGAACGAGATCCGCGGCACGTTGTCCTGGAGCCAGTTCATCAGGCGCGCCAAGGCCCCCGAGCTGCCGGTGGTCCTACTGGAGGACTTCGGCGCACTCGTCGGCCTGGTCCTCGCCCTCGGCGGCGTCGGCCTCGCCCTCGCCACCGGCGACGGCGTTTGGGACGGCATCGGCACCCTGTGCATCGGCACGCTGCTGATCCTCATCGCGATCGTGCTGGCCGCCGAGACCAAGTCCCTGCTGCTCGGCGAGGCCGCCGGCACGGAGGACGTCGAGAAGATCAGGGCCGCCCTCGTCGACGGCGACGTCGTCACCCGCGTGATCCACATGCGCACCCTCCACCTCGGCCCGGAGGAGCTCCTGGTCGCCGCCAAGATCGCCGTCCAGCACGACGACACGGCCACCGAGATCGCCGACGCCATCAACGCGGCCGAGGCCAGGATCCGCGAGGCGGTCCCGATCGCCCGCGTGATCTACCTGGAGCCGGACATCTACCACGCGGAAGCCGCCGCGAAGGGCTGA